Proteins encoded within one genomic window of Akkermansiaceae bacterium:
- a CDS encoding 50S ribosomal protein L11 methyltransferase, giving the protein MFVWSKLSAAKWIDAWEDRFHGNPNFVLDYLKGGKSVRVQVYCESKKDADAIVKQFGGSVRKLVSSDWQKPVEAPKPLKVRDVFLLTSETGKKELDALKKEHPNRELIIIPPEMAFGTGDHATTSTCLRLLVDVARKRKGTNWTVGDLGTGTGLLAIAARKLGSGPAYACDFDPFAVTVAERNAERNKVDGIDVKEQDILKWKPGKKGYDVVLANIFSTVLIQAWPVIAKSVAPGGDLIVSGILASQAWDVFEAAAKSGLGFTKVIRKGKWVTAHGGHMADLIKEK; this is encoded by the coding sequence ATGTTCGTCTGGTCGAAACTCTCCGCCGCCAAATGGATCGATGCCTGGGAAGACCGCTTCCACGGGAATCCCAACTTCGTCCTCGATTACCTCAAGGGCGGGAAATCCGTGCGCGTGCAGGTTTATTGCGAATCGAAGAAAGACGCCGATGCCATCGTGAAGCAATTCGGCGGCAGCGTGCGCAAGCTCGTGAGCAGTGACTGGCAGAAGCCGGTGGAGGCTCCGAAGCCTCTCAAGGTGCGCGACGTTTTCCTCCTCACTTCCGAAACGGGAAAGAAGGAACTGGATGCGTTGAAAAAGGAGCACCCTAACCGCGAACTCATCATCATCCCGCCGGAAATGGCTTTCGGCACCGGCGACCATGCCACCACCTCCACCTGCCTCCGCCTGCTGGTGGATGTGGCCCGGAAAAGGAAAGGCACCAACTGGACCGTCGGCGACCTCGGCACCGGCACCGGCCTGCTCGCCATCGCGGCCCGGAAGCTCGGCTCCGGCCCGGCGTATGCCTGCGATTTCGACCCCTTCGCCGTCACCGTCGCGGAGCGGAATGCCGAACGCAACAAGGTCGATGGCATCGACGTGAAGGAACAGGACATCCTCAAGTGGAAGCCTGGAAAGAAGGGCTACGACGTCGTGTTGGCCAACATCTTCTCGACCGTCCTCATCCAGGCATGGCCGGTGATCGCCAAATCGGTCGCACCAGGGGGCGATCTCATCGTTTCCGGCATCCTCGCCTCCCAGGCATGGGATGTGTTCGAGGCCGCCGCGAAGTCCGGCCTCGGCTTCACGAAGGTGATCCGCAAGGGCAAGTGGGTCACCGCCCACGGCGGCCACATGGCGGACCTGATCAAGGAGAAGTGA
- the trpC gene encoding indole-3-glycerol phosphate synthase TrpC, which produces MSDKLAQIIATKHLEVEALLPRASHLRAAALQRNDFRGFRSALDRGPDKLGVIAEVKKASPSVGLIDPNFDPIRQARRYIDGGASCLSILTDEKYFQGSLSYLSKISEFSTAPLLRKDFTIHPIQIHEAVIAGADAILLIVAALDDDLLRGLYEEAKSFQLDVLVEVHNLEEMDRALELGADLIGINNRNLKTFEIDLATTEALADEVPDEVLLVSESGIKTLDDAKRARDAGANAVLIGESLMRADDPSREIEAYLAL; this is translated from the coding sequence ATGTCCGACAAACTCGCACAGATCATCGCCACCAAGCATCTGGAGGTCGAAGCCCTCCTACCACGTGCTTCCCACCTCCGCGCCGCCGCCCTCCAGAGAAATGATTTCAGGGGTTTCCGCAGCGCGCTCGACCGTGGACCGGACAAGCTGGGCGTCATCGCCGAGGTGAAGAAGGCATCTCCTTCCGTCGGCCTGATCGACCCGAACTTCGACCCCATCCGGCAGGCCCGGCGCTACATCGACGGCGGCGCATCCTGCCTCTCCATCCTGACGGACGAGAAATACTTCCAGGGTTCCCTGAGCTACCTTTCGAAAATCTCGGAATTCTCCACCGCACCGTTGCTGCGGAAGGATTTCACCATCCACCCGATCCAGATCCATGAAGCGGTGATCGCCGGGGCGGATGCCATCCTGCTCATCGTCGCCGCGCTGGATGACGATCTCCTGCGCGGACTCTACGAGGAGGCGAAGTCCTTCCAACTGGACGTGCTGGTGGAAGTCCACAACCTGGAGGAAATGGACCGCGCGCTGGAGCTGGGGGCGGACCTCATCGGCATCAACAACCGGAACCTGAAGACCTTCGAGATCGATCTGGCCACCACCGAAGCCCTCGCCGACGAGGTTCCGGATGAAGTGCTGCTCGTTTCCGAAAGCGGTATCAAGACACTGGATGACGCGAAACGCGCGCGGGATGCCGGCGCGAATGCCGTGCTGATCGGTGAGTCGCTGATGCGCGCGGACGACCCGAGCCGGGAGATCGAGGCTTACCTGGCGCTCTGA
- the hisD gene encoding histidinol dehydrogenase, producing the protein MKILSYNDPGYPSFVRKLNRRAIPEHGVRDLVSQIISEVAEKGDQALFAYTKRFDNAVLTPKTLFVSGAEFAAAEESVSPETKEAVARSLANITAFAKKSLRKDWSAKNAEGAVVGERFTPFERVGVYVPGGKAPLVSTALMTAGFAKAAGVPQIVAATPCGANGTVNAALLYALKAAGVTEAIKVGGAQAIAALALGTKSVKPVDRIFGPGNTFVVEAKRQLIGAVSIDLLPGPSEILIVADKTGDADFIASDLLAQAEHGGDSVVGFVTDSKALLGKVLKAIDRQLPTLSRPKIIKEVLKNGTFLLHVKSFADAVEISNAFAPEHVSLIVADEDKWLPQIKTAGAIYLGNDSPVAVGDFLAGPSHTLPTGGGGRSFSGLRADQFQRRTSIVKLDKKSVRKSLSVVEEFARIEGLDAHGRSTAIRLEK; encoded by the coding sequence ATGAAGATCCTCAGTTACAACGACCCCGGCTATCCATCGTTCGTCCGCAAGCTCAACCGGCGCGCGATCCCGGAGCATGGCGTGCGGGATCTGGTGTCACAGATCATCTCCGAAGTGGCGGAAAAAGGCGACCAGGCATTGTTCGCCTACACGAAACGCTTCGACAACGCCGTCCTCACCCCGAAGACCCTTTTCGTCAGCGGGGCGGAGTTCGCCGCCGCGGAGGAAAGCGTTTCCCCGGAGACGAAAGAAGCGGTCGCCCGCAGTCTCGCCAACATCACCGCCTTCGCGAAAAAAAGCCTGCGCAAGGATTGGTCCGCGAAGAACGCCGAAGGCGCCGTCGTGGGTGAACGCTTCACCCCGTTCGAGCGGGTGGGTGTCTATGTCCCCGGCGGCAAGGCCCCCCTCGTATCGACCGCGCTGATGACCGCGGGCTTCGCGAAAGCCGCGGGTGTCCCGCAGATCGTGGCTGCCACTCCCTGCGGCGCGAACGGAACCGTGAATGCCGCACTGCTTTACGCCCTCAAGGCGGCCGGCGTGACCGAAGCGATCAAGGTCGGCGGGGCGCAGGCCATCGCCGCGCTCGCGCTGGGGACGAAGTCGGTGAAGCCCGTGGACCGGATTTTCGGACCGGGGAACACCTTTGTCGTGGAGGCGAAACGCCAGCTCATCGGCGCGGTGTCCATCGACCTGCTGCCCGGGCCGAGCGAGATTCTCATCGTCGCGGACAAGACGGGGGATGCGGACTTCATCGCGTCCGACCTGCTCGCCCAAGCAGAGCACGGCGGCGACAGCGTCGTCGGCTTTGTCACCGACTCGAAGGCCTTGCTTGGCAAGGTGCTCAAGGCCATCGACCGCCAGCTCCCCACCCTTTCCCGTCCGAAGATCATCAAGGAAGTGCTCAAGAACGGCACCTTCCTCCTGCATGTGAAATCCTTCGCGGATGCGGTGGAAATTTCCAACGCTTTCGCGCCGGAACACGTCTCGCTCATCGTCGCGGACGAGGACAAGTGGCTGCCGCAGATCAAGACCGCGGGTGCCATCTACCTTGGCAACGACTCCCCCGTGGCTGTCGGTGATTTCCTCGCCGGTCCCAGCCACACCCTGCCCACCGGTGGTGGTGGCCGTTCCTTCTCCGGCCTGCGCGCCGACCAGTTCCAGCGCCGCACCAGCATCGTGAAGCTCGACAAGAAGTCGGTCCGCAAATCCCTTTCCGTGGTCGAGGAATTCGCCCGCATCGAGGGACTTGATGCCCACGGCCGCTCCACGGCCATCCGGTTGGAGAAGTGA